From the Paucidesulfovibrio longus DSM 6739 genome, the window AGGGTCTTGCTGCCGCCGTCCTCGACCACGATTTCCGGGGAGTCCAGCAGGTCGAAGGAGCGCTCCGCGCTGGCCAGGGCGCCTTGCAGATCCTGATAGGAAGTGTTGATCTTCTTGATCGGGTCATAGAGCATGATGATGGCGGCCATGAACGAGAAAAACGTACCGGCCGTGGAGTGTCCCTCGATGACCTTCAAGCCGCCGTACCAGATCACGAGGCCCGCGCCGAACGCGCCGATCAGCTCCATGAACCGGGAGGAGAGTTCCGAGGCGAGCACCCCGCGCAGGGCCACCGTGACGAGGTCGTGGCTGCGCTTGAAGAAGCGGTTGGTCTCCATCGCCTCGTTGGCGAAGGCCTTGACCACGCGCACGCCGCTGACGCTCTCCTGCACCAGGGTGTTGATGGTCGAGGCCACCACGCGGCCCTCGCGCCCGATCCGGCGCAGCTTGTTGCCGAAATAGAAAAACGGATAGATCGCCAGGGGCATGACCAGAAGCGCCCAGAACGCCAGGTAGGCGTCCTGCATCAGGACCACGCCGATGAGGCCGATGATGGTCAGCGTCTCCCGGCAGATCATCACGATGGACGGGATGATGCCGCCGACCCCGCCCACGTCGCCGAGCACGCGGGACATCAGGATGCCCACCTGGCTCTCCTCGAAGAAGCGCATGGGCAGGCGGATGAGCTTTTGGTAGGAGTCGTTGCGCATGGCCTCGGTCACGCGCAGCTTGGTGGTGTCCATCAGGTAGATCTGGAGAAAGCGGGTCAGGCCCTTGGCCAGCATGACCCCCACGAACATCAGCGGCACGAGCATGAGCGCGTCCACGTCCTTGTTCACGAAGATCTCGTCGATGGCGGGCTTGACCAGGTAGGCCACGGCGCCGTTGCTGGCCGAAACCACGGCCGCGCAGGCCGAGGCCAGGATGACCTTCCAGAGATGGGGCTTGAAATACCCCATGGACCGGCTGATCAAATGGCGGTTGCTGAATTCGTGCAGCTTGATATCGCTTTCGAATTTGTCTTTTTTATGCTTTTTCATTTGAGGGGGGGGTTGAATCGGCTCTGCCGGACGGCTTCCGGGCAGTTGCGAACAGGATTGAACGTGCTTCGCCGAAGAAGCAGAAACCTACCAGAACTTGCGAAAATGGCAAGGTCGGAGATGGCTGCCGCGGATCATCGACCATACTGAAATGATTATAGTTTGTGCGGGGGATGACATCCGTCTCCATTTGGCTTACTCCCAGGCCCAGGCGGATCGTGCGGGCTCCCGCACGGCGTCCCCGCCGACCACTCCACGCATACCCGACGGCCAAGATGACCAGAACAAACCTCGCCCTGCTGAAACCAAAGCGCATCCTCGTCTGCCAGCTCAAGCAGATCGGCGACGTGCTGCTGACCACGCCCTGCTTCGAGCTGCTCAAGAAACGCTGGCCCGACGCGGAACTGCACGTGCTGACCTTCGACTATTGCGCGCCCGTGCTGGAGAACAACCCGCACGTCGCCAAGGTCTGGCCCCTGCCCGGCAACGCCGGTCTGCTCGGATCCCTGGGCTTTCTCTTCCGCGCCGCCCGCCAAAAATACGACCTGGCCGTGGATTTCCAGCAGCTGCCCCGCTGCCGGCAGGCCATGCTGCTCTGCGACGCACCCGTGCGACTGACCTTCACGCCGAAGCGGGGCCGCAGCCTTTTCTATACCCACTGGACGGAAAACACCGGCATCTACGCCACGGCCATGAAAAGTTCCATCCTCGCCCCCCTGGGGATCGAATGGAACCTCGAAAAGCCGCGCCTATATCTCTCGGAAGCGGAAACGGCCTGGGCCGGGGAATGGTACGCCGAACGCGGCGTATCCGAACGCGACCTGATCGTCACCGTGGACGCCTCCCACCGCCATGAGACGCACCGCTGGTTCCCGGAACGCTTCGCCGAGGTCATGCGCCTCGCCGCTGCCGAACGTCCGGACCTGAAATTCGTCCTGCTCTACGGACCGGGCGAAAAGCCCGTGGCCGACGAGGTCTCACGGCTGGCGGACCTGGCGGAACGCTGCCTGGTGCCGGAAAAGCAGACCACGCTGCGCGAACTGGCCGCGCTCATGTCGCGCGCGCGGGTGCATCTGGGCAACTGCTCGGCTCCGCGCCATTTCGCCGTGGCCCTGGACGTGCCCTCCCTGACCATCATCGGCGGCAACGGCACCACGGCCTGGCAATTTCCGAGCCTGGAACACCAGATCGCCCATCTCTACATCGACTGCCACAAATGCAACGAGAACGTCTGCCCCAATGGATCGCTGAAGTGCCTGCGGGATCTGCCCGTGAACATGGTCCTGGACAGGCTGCTGGCCATGCTCGACCATGATTTCAGAAAGGCCGCGGACGCCGCGCGCCCCTACCCGAACACCGGTTGGCGGGAACTGAAGTCCTGACCTGAGGGGCCGTCTTCGGAAAACCCTTCCCTACCCGTTGAGCCGCCTGCGCGCGGCGAAGCGGTCCGCATCGCCGTCCGACTCCCAGACAGGATCGGGCAAAAGCTCTTCCGCGCAGAAGCGCGCCGCGCTGGCCACGTGCCGCAGGCTGGCATGGGGGGCGGGTTTCCATTCCAACTCCCCGGCGCTCGCGCCCGACAGCGCGTCTTCCAGAATCCCCTCCCCCCTTGCGAGCCGCAGCCTGCGTTCGAAGCGCAGTCCGCAGCCGCCGCCGCGAAAGATCATCCGGCTTTTCAAGAAGGGGATCAGACGGTTGCCGAAACAAAAGCTGAACATGCGCAAGGCGGCGTGGCGCAGGGGCGTGCTGGCGAAAAATCCCCGCAGCGTCACCGGACCTTCCGTCAGCAGCACGGTCTCCCCGTCCTCCTGGAGCAGCGCGCATTCCCACTGGTCCGACTGCCAGTGCGTGGCCGCGATCTTCCCGGCCCTGGCCGCGCGCCAGCCGAAATCCGCGTCCAGCAGGCCGTCCGGCTCGAAGAGATAGCAGACGCCGCCCTTGCGCCCCGCGAAAAACAGGCTTTGCCCGGATGCGTGGCGCGCGTAGATGCCGCAATGGGCGAAAAACTCCTCGCCTCCGGCCTCGCAGGGCAGAGGCGAAGGCGCGCACAGGGCCGGAAGGTGCGCCAGGGCGCGAAAATGGGACTGGAACAGATAATGGCAGGCGTAGCGGTCGTCCGTGGCGTGCAGATAATGGTCCGGTTCCGCCGCTCTGGCGAGCATGGCCCGGACCACGGCCGAGGCGGCCGGATCCGTGGCGCCCAGCCGGACAAGCCCGTAGGGCGCGAGATAGTCGGTATTGCGCGAATTGGCCATCACGGGCAGGCGGCCTCCCGGCGCGAGCATCCAGGCCATGAAGCCCGCTGCCCGGCGCATGGCCGCGAGGGCGCGCTCGTCCGAGGTCACTTCCAGATAGTCCCAGAGGCAGTCCAGGGTCACGCAGAGATAGCCCAGGTCCGGACCGCCGTATTCCGGAAACCAGCCCTCCTCGCTCTGGGCCGCGAAAAACGCGCTCAGCCGTTCCTCCAGGCGCACCGCGTCCACGCGCACCCCCGGCAGCCGCGCGGCCAGGGCCAGTCCGGCCAGCCCCGCGGCCTCCTGGTTCAGCGCGTTCCGCTCCGGGTGGGCCAGCAGCCAGTCCACGCAGCCCTGCACGGCCCGCAGAACCGCGGGCTCCACCTTCCTGCCTCCCTGCTCCCGCAGGAGCAGGCCCACGGCGTAGAGGCTGAAGGCCGCGGGCGGGTAGCCGCTCTCGCGCGGATAATATTCGTCGAATCCGCCGCCGCGCAACTGGCGCGAAGCCCAGAAACGCAGCCCCGCGTCGATCCATTCCCGCACGCGGGGATTTCCGGCCAGAGGGTTTCCCAGCAGGGAGGAGCGGTGCAGCACCTGGAGCACGAGCAGCCCCTGTTGCAGAATCATGGAGGAAAAGTCCCGCATCTTGTAATGCCAGAAATCGCGGTCGAAGCAGCCCGTCCAGGGCGAGTCCGGATCGCGCTCCATCTGCGTGAGAATGCGCGGCGCATGCAGCCGCAAAACGTCCCAAAGTGCGCCTTGCAGCGCTTCAGCCTCGCTCATGCGGCCTTCTCCTCATCTCGTACCAGAAACACGGCAGACCCAGCGCGCCCGGCAAGAGCACGCGGGCCACGGACAGAATGCCCACGGAAAGCGCGGTTTCCATGCCCAGGGCCGGACCGAACCACCAGAGCAGGGCCGCGTCGCGCGAGCCCACGCCCGCGGTGGTCAGGGGCAGGATGCCCGCCAGCAGGGCCAGGGGCGCGCCCGCATACAGTTCGTCCAGGGGAGTCGTGACCCCGAACACCTTGAACATGCACCAGAATTGCAGCACCTGCACGGCCCAGAGCAGCAGGGAAAGCACCGCCACCAGCACGAGGTCGGCCTTGCGCGCCCAGACCGCGTCCCAGGCGGGCTTGAGCCGCTGCTCGTCGCCCTTGAAGAGCAGCCGAACCGCGAGACGAAGCAGCAGGTCCATGCGGCCGAGCAGAAAAATGCCCACTGCCCAGCAGGCGAGCAGGGGCAGAAGCAGGGCGAGCACGACGCTCCGGGGCTGGAATTGCGGCGCGTGCAGAATCAGGAGCAGCGCCAGGGTCAGGATGGCCAAGGTGGCCAGGAGGTCAAAGACCTTCTCCAGAACGACCAGGAAATACGGCAGAAATTTGCGGCCTTCCACGAACAGCCAGAGCCCCTTGACCATTTCGCCCATCTTGCCGGGCACCACGAGGTTGGCGCTGTAGCCGCCGAGGGTTTGGCAGAAGGCCCGGCCTGGGGAGAGCCGCACCCCGCCGAAAGCCGAGGCGATGCGGCGCCAGCGCAGCCCGGCCAGCAGCAGTTGCGGCGCGAGCAGGCCGAGATACGCGGCCAGCCAGAGCGGATCGGCCCGGCGCAGGGTCCGGCCCAGCGCGGCCACGTCCACGAGGGAATAGAGCGCGGCCAGCACCGCGAGGCTGAACGCGGCGGTCAGGAGCAGCTTGATCCTGCCGGAGAAACGTCTCTTGGCAGGCCTAGACAAGCGGCCCCTCCACCCGCTTCAGCTCGCCGACCCGCACGCCCACCTTCACGGAGCGGCGCAAACGCGAGAGCAGGGAAAGCAGCCGGAACGGGGCGAGCGGCTTGGGCAGCCGCCGATTGAAGAAATGCGTGACCGCGCCCATCAGCGGGCTCAGGCCATACTTCTTGTAGCGCAGGTTGGGCAGGTGCATGTGC encodes:
- a CDS encoding ABC transporter ATP-binding protein gives rise to the protein MGYFKPHLWKVILASACAAVVSASNGAVAYLVKPAIDEIFVNKDVDALMLVPLMFVGVMLAKGLTRFLQIYLMDTTKLRVTEAMRNDSYQKLIRLPMRFFEESQVGILMSRVLGDVGGVGGIIPSIVMICRETLTIIGLIGVVLMQDAYLAFWALLVMPLAIYPFFYFGNKLRRIGREGRVVASTINTLVQESVSGVRVVKAFANEAMETNRFFKRSHDLVTVALRGVLASELSSRFMELIGAFGAGLVIWYGGLKVIEGHSTAGTFFSFMAAIIMLYDPIKKINTSYQDLQGALASAERSFDLLDSPEIVVEDGGSKTLGSAFEEMRIEDVRFSYPQNNTPALDGVSLEVRQGERIAIVGPSGSGKTTLVNLLPRFYDPQEGRILLNGLPLSDYTLESLRLHMGIVSQDAFLFNMTIRENIGYVRGEHTQEDIERAAKAAYAHDFILELPNGYDTVVGERGTKLSGGQKQRITIARALLKNPPLMILDEATSALDTESERIVQQALDNLMKDRTSLVIAHRLSTILNAHLIVVMENGKVVGQGRHRKLLDSCPLYRKLYEMQFNEE
- a CDS encoding lysylphosphatidylglycerol synthase transmembrane domain-containing protein, which translates into the protein MSRPAKRRFSGRIKLLLTAAFSLAVLAALYSLVDVAALGRTLRRADPLWLAAYLGLLAPQLLLAGLRWRRIASAFGGVRLSPGRAFCQTLGGYSANLVVPGKMGEMVKGLWLFVEGRKFLPYFLVVLEKVFDLLATLAILTLALLLILHAPQFQPRSVVLALLLPLLACWAVGIFLLGRMDLLLRLAVRLLFKGDEQRLKPAWDAVWARKADLVLVAVLSLLLWAVQVLQFWCMFKVFGVTTPLDELYAGAPLALLAGILPLTTAGVGSRDAALLWWFGPALGMETALSVGILSVARVLLPGALGLPCFWYEMRRRPHERG
- a CDS encoding glycosyltransferase family 9 protein, which codes for MTRTNLALLKPKRILVCQLKQIGDVLLTTPCFELLKKRWPDAELHVLTFDYCAPVLENNPHVAKVWPLPGNAGLLGSLGFLFRAARQKYDLAVDFQQLPRCRQAMLLCDAPVRLTFTPKRGRSLFYTHWTENTGIYATAMKSSILAPLGIEWNLEKPRLYLSEAETAWAGEWYAERGVSERDLIVTVDASHRHETHRWFPERFAEVMRLAAAERPDLKFVLLYGPGEKPVADEVSRLADLAERCLVPEKQTTLRELAALMSRARVHLGNCSAPRHFAVALDVPSLTIIGGNGTTAWQFPSLEHQIAHLYIDCHKCNENVCPNGSLKCLRDLPVNMVLDRLLAMLDHDFRKAADAARPYPNTGWRELKS